In Nostoc sp. GT001, a genomic segment contains:
- the rplA gene encoding 50S ribosomal protein L1, producing MPKISRRLQGLQAKVEDKDYHPLEALALLKDTATAKFTEAAEAHIRLGIDPKYTDQQLRTTVALPKGTGQIVRVAVIARGEKVNEASSAGADLVGSEELIDEIQKGRMDFDKLIATPDVMPQVAKLGKLLGPRGLMPSPKGGTVTFDLAGAIAEFKAGKLEFRADRTGIVHVMFGKTTFSPEDLLVNLKALQETIDRNRPSGAKGRYWRTFYVSATMGPSIKVDISALRDLKLSQAS from the coding sequence ATGCCAAAAATATCGCGTCGTTTGCAGGGTCTGCAAGCAAAAGTAGAAGATAAGGACTATCATCCCCTAGAGGCTTTAGCCCTTCTTAAAGACACAGCAACAGCTAAATTTACCGAAGCTGCGGAAGCGCATATCCGGTTGGGAATTGACCCCAAGTATACAGACCAACAGTTGCGGACAACGGTAGCACTACCCAAAGGTACAGGACAAATCGTCCGCGTGGCAGTGATTGCCAGAGGCGAAAAGGTAAACGAAGCCAGCAGCGCTGGTGCTGATTTAGTTGGGTCAGAAGAACTGATTGACGAAATCCAAAAAGGTAGAATGGATTTTGACAAGCTGATTGCCACACCCGATGTGATGCCACAGGTGGCAAAGCTGGGTAAGTTGCTTGGGCCGCGTGGTTTGATGCCGTCGCCCAAGGGTGGAACCGTAACATTTGACTTAGCAGGTGCGATCGCAGAATTCAAAGCAGGTAAATTAGAATTCCGGGCCGATCGAACTGGTATTGTCCATGTTATGTTTGGTAAGACAACCTTCTCGCCTGAAGATTTGTTAGTCAACCTGAAGGCATTGCAGGAGACGATTGACCGTAACCGTCCTTCAGGAGCTAAAGGTCGTTATTGGCGCACATTTTATGTGTCAGCCACTATGGGGCCATCAATTAAAGTTGATATCAGTGCCCTACGAGATTTGAAACTGAGCCAAGCAAGTTAA
- the rplK gene encoding 50S ribosomal protein L11 — MAKKVVAVIKLALNAGKANPAPPVGPALGQHGVNIMMFCKEYNAKTADQAGMVIPVEISVFEDRSFTFVLKTPPASVLIRKAAKVEKGSNEPNKKKVGSITKAQLQEIAQTKLPDLNANDIEAAMKIVAGTAKNMGVTVTD, encoded by the coding sequence ATGGCGAAGAAAGTAGTGGCGGTCATTAAACTGGCCCTGAATGCTGGAAAAGCCAACCCAGCACCGCCAGTTGGTCCCGCATTGGGTCAACATGGTGTCAACATCATGATGTTTTGTAAAGAGTACAACGCCAAAACAGCAGACCAAGCTGGAATGGTGATACCTGTAGAAATTTCGGTTTTTGAAGACCGGAGTTTTACATTCGTACTCAAAACCCCACCCGCATCAGTACTGATTCGGAAGGCGGCGAAAGTTGAAAAAGGCTCAAATGAACCCAACAAAAAGAAGGTTGGGTCAATAACCAAAGCACAATTGCAAGAGATAGCCCAAACCAAACTCCCCGACCTCAATGCCAATGATATCGAAGCGGCAATGAAGATTGTGGCAGGAACGGCTAAAAATATGGGTGTAACAGTCACAGACTAA